One part of the Truepera radiovictrix DSM 17093 genome encodes these proteins:
- the gpmI gene encoding 2,3-bisphosphoglycerate-independent phosphoglycerate mutase, which yields MTTFNPIMLVVLDGFGLAPDGPGNAVSLAHTPNFDRLWRDYPHTTLQASGKAVGLPEGQIGNSEVGHLNLGAGRVVMQSLTYIQSLIDDGTFFQNEVSNRAYDLPAGAALHLMGLVSRGGVHSDLEHLFALLELAKRRNAAPVYVHAFTDGRDTPPQSGLGYVRELQYKIDELGHDIHIASVTGRYYAMDRDNRWERTQRAYEAIVCGRADYRAENAIEAVEQAYARGETDEFIQPTLVLRDGAPVEIHDNDSVVFFNFRADRARQLTYALLGDDSWDKFRRCRVLHRLTYASLMEYDKELRAPFALELPELKNPLAEVLSRAGKTQYHTAETEKYPHVTYFFDAKIEKPFEGETRHLVPSPKVATYDLKPEMSAPELTDATVKRIKEHDDDFILINYANPDMVGHTGVLGAAIKACEAVDEGLGRIIGAVQQKGGVAIILADHGNAEVMIADDGGPHTAHTTNPVPFILVGAGDAKLRSGGVLGDVAPTILELMGLEKPAEMTGRSLLE from the coding sequence ATGACGACGTTTAACCCCATCATGCTCGTGGTTCTAGATGGTTTCGGCCTCGCCCCCGACGGCCCGGGCAACGCCGTGAGCCTCGCCCACACCCCGAACTTCGACCGTCTGTGGCGCGACTACCCGCACACGACGCTGCAGGCTTCGGGCAAGGCGGTCGGGCTCCCCGAAGGGCAGATCGGCAACTCCGAGGTCGGGCACCTCAACCTGGGCGCAGGCCGCGTGGTGATGCAGAGCCTCACCTATATCCAGAGCCTCATCGACGACGGCACCTTTTTCCAGAACGAGGTCTCCAACCGCGCCTACGACCTGCCCGCGGGCGCCGCGCTGCACCTCATGGGGCTCGTCAGCCGCGGCGGGGTCCATAGCGACCTCGAGCACCTCTTCGCGCTCCTCGAGCTCGCCAAACGCCGCAACGCCGCCCCCGTCTACGTCCACGCGTTTACCGACGGCCGCGACACCCCGCCCCAGAGCGGTCTAGGTTACGTCCGCGAGCTGCAGTACAAGATCGACGAGTTGGGCCACGACATCCACATCGCTTCGGTCACCGGCCGCTACTACGCCATGGACCGCGACAACCGCTGGGAGCGCACCCAACGCGCCTACGAAGCGATCGTCTGCGGCAGGGCCGACTACCGCGCCGAAAACGCGATCGAAGCGGTCGAGCAGGCCTACGCGCGCGGCGAGACGGACGAGTTTATCCAACCGACGCTCGTGTTACGTGACGGCGCGCCCGTCGAGATCCACGACAACGACTCGGTGGTCTTTTTTAACTTCCGCGCCGACCGCGCCCGCCAGCTCACCTACGCGCTCTTGGGCGACGACAGTTGGGACAAGTTTAGGCGCTGCCGCGTGCTGCACAGACTCACCTACGCCTCTTTGATGGAGTACGACAAGGAGCTCCGCGCGCCCTTTGCGCTCGAGCTGCCCGAGCTCAAAAACCCGCTCGCCGAGGTTTTAAGCCGCGCCGGCAAGACGCAGTACCACACCGCCGAAACCGAAAAGTACCCGCACGTGACCTACTTCTTCGACGCCAAGATCGAAAAGCCCTTCGAGGGCGAGACGCGTCACCTCGTCCCCTCCCCCAAGGTAGCGACCTACGACCTCAAACCGGAGATGAGCGCGCCCGAACTCACCGACGCGACCGTCAAACGCATCAAAGAGCACGACGACGACTTTATCCTGATTAACTACGCCAACCCCGATATGGTGGGGCACACGGGTGTGTTGGGGGCCGCCATCAAAGCCTGCGAGGCCGTCGACGAGGGGCTCGGCCGGATCATAGGCGCGGTGCAGCAAAAGGGCGGGGTGGCTATCATCCTCGCCGACCACGGCAACGCCGAGGTGATGATCGCCGACGATGGCGGCCCGCACACCGCCCACACGACCAACCCAGTGCCCTTTATCTTGGTGGGCGCGGGCGACGCCAAACTGCGCTCCGGCGGCGTGCTGGGCGACGTCGCGCCGACGATTTTAGAGCTCATGGGTCTGGAGAAACCAGCGGAGATGACGGGGCGGTCGCTGCTCGAGTGA